In Pseudomonas sp. LRP2-20, the genomic window TCGTTCCAACCGTCCAGCAATGCTGCCGTGTCTGCAACGGAGTCGTTCAAGCCGACCGAAGGCAAGCAGTGGGAGTTGGGCGTCAAGTACCAGCCACCGGGCTCCAACACCCTGCTGTCGGCAGCCGTGTATGACCTGACGCAGAAAAACGTTTCGGTCACCAACAACGTGGGCGGTGTGACCGTCACCAGCCAGACCGGCGAAGTGAAAGTCCATGGCCTTGAGCTGGAAGCAGTCTCCGACGTCACCGACAACCTCAAGCTGACCGCCGCCTATACCTTGGCCAAATCGGAAGTGCAGGACGGCCTGTACAAGGGCAACCGGCTGCAGCTGATGCCCAACCAGCAAGCCTCGCTGTGGGCCGACTACACCTGGCACAGCGGTGTGCTCGACGGCTTCGGCATCGGCGGTGGCGCGCGCTATACCGGCAACACTTACGGCGACCAGGCCAACACCTACCTGGGCAAGGCCAACGCCTACACCGTATTCGATGCCTCGGTGCACTACGACCTCGGTCGCCTGAGCACCAGCCTCAAGGGCGCGTCGGTGGCGGTCAATGCCACCAACCTGTTCAACAAGGACTACATCTCCACCTGCGACAGTTACTACTGCTACTACGGCGACGAGCGCAGCGTCGTTGCCAGCGCTTCCTACAAGTTCTGAGTGAGCGGGGGCCGCGTCGCGGCCCCACGGTCCAACAGACAAAAATCGGTACCGTGATGAAAAGCCCAACCATCCGCCGCTGGTCGGTGATCCACACCTGGAGCAGCCTGGTCTGCACGGTGTTCATGCTGTTGCTGGCGCTGACCGGCCTGCCGCTGATCTTCCACCACGAACTCGAATACCTGCTCGGCGATGCCCCGCAACTGCGCGAGATGCCCGCCGGCACCCCGCAACTGGACCTGCAGCAGCTGGTCATCAAGGCCGAGCAACACCGCCCCGGCGAGGTCGTGCAGTACTTCGGCTTCGACGAGGACGAGCCCAACGGCGTGCTGGCAATCACCGCCGCCACTGCCGGCACCGAGCCCAATTCGTCACACACCTTCATGCTCGACGCTCGCACCGGCGAAGCCGTGGCCATGCCTGCCGCCAACGGCGGCTTCATGATGCTCATGCTGCGCCTGCACGTGGACCTGTTCGCCGGCCTGCCCGGCAAGCTGCTGCTGGCGTTCATGGGGGTTCTGTTCATCGTCGCGATCGTCTCCGGTACCGTGCTCTACGCACCGTTCATGCGCCGCCTGGGCTTCGCCACCGTGCGCCACGACAAGTCCCGCCGCCTGCGCTGGCTCGACCTGCACAACCTGATTGGCGTGGTCACCCTGGCCTGGGCGCTGACGGTGGGTGTCACCGGGGTGATCAGTGCGCTCTCCGACCTGGTCATCGCCGCCTGGCGCAACGATAGCCTGGCGGCGATGGTCGCCCCCTATCGCGACGCCCCGCCTCTCACCGAACGCGCCAGCGCCACCCACCTGCTGACGATCGCCGAACGCGCAGTGCCCGGCATGCGCCCGGACTTCATTGCCTTCCCTGGCACGCGCTTCTCCAGTGAGCACCACTATGCCGTGTTCATGAAGGGCGCCACGCACCTGACTTCGCACCTGTTGACCCCCGTGCTGGTCGATGCCCGCACACTGGAGGTGACTGCCGTGGGCGAACGCCCCTGGTACATGGACGCCATGGGCCTGTCGCAACCGCTGCACTTCGGTGACTATGGCGGCCGGCCGATGCAGATCCTCTGGGCAGCACTCGATGTGCTGACCCTCATCGTGCTCGGCAGCGGCCTTTACCTGTGGTGGGGCAAGCAGCGCAAGCACCGGGAGGCACGCCCATGACCCACAAGTCGCAAGCCACCGCGCGGGTCTTTGCCTGGCCGCTGCTGATCGCCGTGCTCGGCGCGCTGGGGCTGTTCGCCGCGTTGCTCGGCGATGGCGGGTGGGACGCGCTTTCCTGGCTGGGCCTGGGTATCCCGGCCTGGCTGTCGATACGCGGTCTTTGCCAACGCTGAGGTAACCGGCTAACACAGCCACAAGGGCTCGCACCCGCACCATCGTCCGCCTTCACACCCGGAGACGGACCATGACCGCACAGACCCGCTTCCAGACCCTGGACAGCAGACTGGAAGCTCTTCTGCCCCCCATCGACGGCGTCGAACCTAGCCTGGATATCGTCGTCGAACAGCTTTGGCCGAACCTCTCGATCACTGCACGCACACTGTATTTCGGCACGCATCACCTGCTGCAGCTCGTGGGTTTCCACCTCTTCGACGGCGGCACGTTCCGCGTGCCCACCGGTAGCCAGCCGCGCCATGCCAGCTATCCGGTGCTCAATTTGCCCGTAGATTTCGCCAGCCATATCGACCGCTTCTGCAAGACCATTCGCCAAGACCTGCATGCCCGCCTGGCCAGCTACTGGCTGGAGCGCGACAGCAAAGGACTGACCCGTCTGATTCGACTGGCCTCCCATTACCGGGACCAGCTGGATGCGGAGATTCGCCTGCGCAGCACCGACCAGACCCTGTCGCCAGGGCATGCACAGCTGCTCAGGACCTGCCTGATGCTGCCGCGGCCCTGGCAGCGCCGGCATCTGCCCGTCACATCACGGCCGCAAACCTATCGCCTGCTGCTTGCCAGCACCGCCCCCAACTGGCGCTGCCATGTGCCAGGTTTTCTGGTGCTCACCGAACAAGGGCCCGAAGGGCGACTGCTGGAACACGACGAGCCCGTCGGCCTGGCGCTACTGTGCAGTGTCGCCCATGGCATAGAAGCCTTCGACAGCCTTGCCGCACTCCATGCAGAGGTCTGCGAGC contains:
- a CDS encoding PepSY-associated TM helix domain-containing protein; protein product: MKSPTIRRWSVIHTWSSLVCTVFMLLLALTGLPLIFHHELEYLLGDAPQLREMPAGTPQLDLQQLVIKAEQHRPGEVVQYFGFDEDEPNGVLAITAATAGTEPNSSHTFMLDARTGEAVAMPAANGGFMMLMLRLHVDLFAGLPGKLLLAFMGVLFIVAIVSGTVLYAPFMRRLGFATVRHDKSRRLRWLDLHNLIGVVTLAWALTVGVTGVISALSDLVIAAWRNDSLAAMVAPYRDAPPLTERASATHLLTIAERAVPGMRPDFIAFPGTRFSSEHHYAVFMKGATHLTSHLLTPVLVDARTLEVTAVGERPWYMDAMGLSQPLHFGDYGGRPMQILWAALDVLTLIVLGSGLYLWWGKQRKHREARP